GGTGAGTTCAAGCTGGCGTCCCTTGCCGACAAAGCGGCGCGAGGTGCCTGTGCCGCCACTACCGTGTGGAGTGGCGAAACGCTTTTCGATGCTCTGCTCCATGAGGTCGCGGAAATCTGCGGCGTCGAAGGGCGTATCCCAGAGGGTGAGCCAGGCAACGCCTGCGCCCTGCGGCGTGTTGACCACATCAAAACGATCGCCGCCCCAGCCGGCCGCGCCGCGTGCGGCGCTGCTGACATCGCCGAGGTGCTGAAAGAGATAGAGCCGCGTTTCGAATTCGCCGAGGCCATTGGCATAGGTGAGCGTGGCGCCGATGGGCTTGGGCAACTCCACGTGCAATGGCGCGTCGACAGCGTCAAGCAACTTTTCTGGATGCAGCACCTGCTCGGTGGAGAGCGGCATCTGCGTAAAGGGCGCGGCACCGTTGCGCTTTTCCTTGAACCGCCGCACAAACTCGGCGCCGCTCAAGTACGGAAAGAGCAACGTCTCCTGAATGAGCATTGGCGCGTTGGCGAACACGGGCATGGCGTGCTGTGATTCGCGAATGGTCTCGCGCACTCGCTCCCAGCCACCGGGGAGATTCATGGCAAAGTTGCCGCCGCCGAGCATGGCGCTTAGTTGCTCGAAGGTGGCTTGCCCTTCCATCACGGCCTGCCCTGCGGCTTGGCGATCGTTGTCGCCGCGCTGCTTGGCGAGCGAATCGAGGTTCAGGTACTGGTCTTGCAGCGCGTGCACGAGTTCGTGCGTGATGGTGATGTTCAGCATGTCCGACGACGGCGCGCCCTTGGCGTTGCTTCCGCCATTCACCACATAGAGCACCTTCGTGGCGGGGTCGTAATAGCCAATCACCTGCTCCGCGAGGAGGGTGAGCATGAACTTGCGCAGGTCGAGCGAGTCGGGGAGCAGGCCGAGCAGTTTGTACGCGCGTTCCGCACCCGCGAGTTCGAGGGCCGGTTGGTCTTCGTCGAATTTCTTTTGGAGAAAGGCGCGCACGTCATCCTTGGAGCGCGTTTCCACCTTGGGCGGCGCCTTGAACGTGAGCCCCACCGAGCGTTCGATGGCCGGCACCGCGGTCGCGACTTCGCGCGCATACGGCGCGCCGCTATCCTGCTGACAGGCGGCGAGTGGCAACGCGAGCAGTACGGAGAAAATGCGCATTAGCGGAGGAACCGGTCGAGGTACCAGTTGAGCATTGGGTAGCCGGCCACGAGCGTGATCAATGCGGCGGGTGCGAGAAAAACACCGAACGGCACCAGCGGCGCCTCGAATGGCACACCGCGGCGCCGTGCGCGATAAGACCCAAGAGGATACACGATCAGAAGAAAGACGACGGCAGCGAGCAACGCGGCCACAAAAATCGTGAGCAGTGCTCTCGCGGAACCGAGCGATGCACCAGCCATTGCCATGAGCGTGGAGTCACCAAAGCCCATGGCCTCGCGCTTGAGCGCGACTTCACCGAGCCATCCGATAATGGTGATGGCACCCGCACCCACGCACGCACCGAGTATGGCGTCCACGGGGCCCGCAAAGGGGCCAGATTCGCCAATCCACGCGCCCGCCACCGCACCGATGGCGGCGAGGACGAGTCCGCTCACGGTGAAGCCGTCGGGAATGAGATAGTGCTTGAGGTCGGTGACAGCGATGCCAAAGAGGATCGTGGCCAAGAGCGCCACGCGCAGGCCCGTGAGGCTCGCCCCAAACACGGCGATGCTCGCCACCCAAAGAAGCGCGACCGTGAGTTCGACGGTCGGGTAAATAGCGGAGATGGGTTCCCCGCATCCACGGCAGCGACCGCGGAGCGTGAGCCACGAAGCGATGGGAATGTTGTCGAACCAGGCGATGCCGGCGCCGCACTTGGGGCAGCGGGAGCGCGGGCGCACGACCGATTCGTCGTTGGGCCAGCGCGCAATGCACACGTTCAAGAACGACCCCACGGCGGAGCCGATCGCGAAGGTGAACGCCGCAATGAAGGGGCTCATGGGCGCAGTGCGTAGAGGGTGATGCCCGCGGCGACCGCGACGTTGAGTGATTCCACGCCGGCCGCCATCGGGAGTGCGATCAGACGCGAGCATGCCGCCCGCACATCATCACTGAGGCCGGCGCCTTCGTTGCCAACGGCAATCGCGAGGCGCGCGCACTTCGGCGCGGCACCCACGTCCTCGCCGTCGGCGGCGGTGCCCCACAGCTCCATGTTCGAGGCGCCTATCCAGGCCAAAAACTCTGCGCTCTCGGCGTGGAGGGCGGGCACTCGGAACTGCGCGCCGACGGCGCTGCGGACGGCCTTGGCGTTCCACAGGTCAGCAGTGCCTGGGAGCGCGATAACCGCGCAGGCACCCATCGCAGCCGCGGTGCGCACCAACGTGCCGACGTTGCCAGGATCTTGGATGCCGTCGAGCACTAATAGGCGCGCGGTCGCCGGTACGGTCAGCTCGGCGAGCGTAAGCGACGGAGCCTCAGCGATGGCAAGTATCCCCTGCGGGTGTTCGGTATCGGCGGCGGTGACAAAGTCCTGCTCCGTCACCTCCAACAGTTCAACACCACGCGCCACACACGCCTCGCGCAGGGCGGACCCGCGCGGGGTGCGTCCGAGCGCCACAGACACGACGGCGCCCCGCACCGTCAGCGACGACTGCAGCAACTCTTCGACCGTGCGCACGCCTTCGGCGACGAAGAGCGATTGACGCTCCCTCGCCTTGCGACGTTGTAAGTCTCTCGCTAGGGTCAACAAACGCACGGCAGTCACCCCGATTTCACAGGCACAGCTAATCGATGTCGATCCCACATAGGGCCATTCGTATGAGGACGAGCAGGTGTGCCGTCACGTTTCTAGCCACCTCCGCGCTGGCCGTGACCCTGGCGGGTTGCGCCATCAACCAGGCGCAGGAAGTGGACATGGGGAAGAACTATTCCACCCAGATCGCCAAGCAGCTTCGGCTGGTGCAGGACCCCGACATCACGGCGTATATCAACTTCTTGGGCGACTCGCTGGCTCGGCTCACGGAGCGCCGAGACCTGGAGTGGCACTTTGAGGTGGTGGACGATGTGGACGTCAACGCCTTCGCTGTGCCCGGGGGCTACATCTACGTGAATCGGGGGCTCATTGAGCGCTCCAAGACGATGGCGCAGGTGGCCGGCGTTATTGGCCACGAGATTGGCCACGTGGTACGGCGTCACTCGGTGAAGCAGATGCAAAAGGCGCAGGGCGCCAATCTGGTGGTGACGGCGGGTTGCCTGCTGAGCCGTGTCTGCGACGGCAGCGTAGGACAGACGGCCATTCAGCTGGGCGGCGGTTTGGTGTTCTCCAAGTTCAGCCGCGATGACGAAGCCGAAGCAGACGCCGAGGGCGTGCGCCTGATGGTGCGCGCGCGCATTGACCCGCACGGCATTCCGGAGATGTTCCGCATTCTGCTCGATGAGCGAAAGCAGACGCCCGGCGTGACTGAGTCGTTCTTTGCCTCGCACCCGCTCGAGGAAAACCGCATCGCAGCCTCGTCGGCGCTGATCGCCACCTATCCGGCAGGCGACCTCAAAGGGCTCGCGACCGACTCGCCGTTCTTTCAGGCGTTCAAGAAAAAACTCGCGGCGCTCCCGCCTCCGCCCAAGAAAAAGAGTTGAGCGGAGGGAAACGGCGCTAGAGCTTGGCGATAAACGCCGTGACGAGGTTGGCGAAGCGACCGGCGGCCTGCTTTCCGACCTCTACGACATCCGCGTGACTAATCGCGTCTGCGGTGATCCCCGACGCGAGGTTGGTAATGAGGCTCACGCCGGCGACTTCCATACCGAGTGCCGCGGCAACAATCACCTCTGGCACAGTGGACATGCCCGTGGCATCGGCGCCGAGCTTCTCGAGCATCCGCACTTCAGCGGGCGTCTCGTACGTTGGGCCGAGCAAGCCTGCATAGACGCCGGCCGCAAGCGGCACGCCGGTTTCCTTGGCGCTCGCCTGCAGCAAGGCAATCAATCGCGGCGAGTACGGTGCGGACATGTCGGGGAAGCGTGTGTCGCCGTCTTCCACTGGCCCAATGAGCGGATTGCGGAACATCAGGTTGATGTGATCTTCGATCAACATCAGGTCGCCGGGCTTAAAGGTGCGCCGCACGCCGCCAGCCGCATTGGATACAAAAAGCACCTTGGCGCCGAGCGCACGCGCGACCCGTACGGGAAATGCCGAGACGCGCGCTTCGTGCCCTTCGTACATGTGAAAGCGCCCAGCGAGCGCGAGGATTTCTTTGCCGCCGAGGAATCCGCGAATGAGTTCGCCTTTGTGCCCCTCAACGTGCGTGGAGAAGAACCCCGGGATTTCGGAGTAGTTCGCGCGCGTGGGCTGCTCGATGCGATCGGCCAGCTCACCGAGGCCCGAGCCGAGGATGATCGCGGCGACCGGCGCCTGCACGCCAAGTCGATCAGACACAGACCTCGCCGCGGCCTTGGCCGCCGCACTGCCATGCAAGTTCACGGTGCTACCTCAGAACGGAGAACGGCGAACTCGCGGTCGACGCGTTCGAGCAGCTGACGTTTTTCGTCGGGCTCCAAGAAGGCGGCGTCGAAACCCATACGAGCCAGCCGGCACAACTCATCAAAACTGAAATGCAAATCCTGCGCGGCGTGTGCGTATTCGTCGGTGAGCGTGACGCCGCTCATGAGCCGGTTATCGGTGTTCAGGGTGACCTGGAGCCCGCGGTCGAAATACGCGCGCAGCGGATGCGAGGCGTAGTCCTTGGCGGCGCGCGTCTGCACGTTGCTCGTGAGGCAGGCCTCAATGACAATGCCTTTTTCGCCGAGTTCGTCGGTGAGGCGTTCGTCCTCGATGAGCCGCGTGCCGTGCCCGATGCGCTGGGCGCCGCACACGTGCACCGCCTCGCGCACCGATTCCGCGCCGGCACCCTCGCCCGCGTGACAGGTGCAGAACATACCGTGCTCGCTCGCGTGGCGAAATGCAGCCTGATGGAGCGCGGCTGGATGCCCTGCCTCGCCCCCGGCGAGATCAAAACCCACCACGCCTTGTCCGCGCCAGCGCGCGGCCAAGTGTGCGAGCTCCAACGACACACTTGGGGACAAATGGCGCAGCGAACAAATGATGAGCCGGCCCTGAATGTTGTGCGCATTTCGCGCGCGCTCGAGGCCGCGGAGTGGGGCGTCCACGGTTTCGTCGAGCGTGAGTCCCCACTGCTGATTGAGCACCGGCGCGTAGCGAATCTCGATATAGCGCACGCCGTCGGCCGCCGCATCTTCGGCGAGTTCGTAGGTAATGCGTTCGAGCGATGCGGCGCTCTGCATCACGGAGAGCGTGGTGTCGAAGCGCGTGAGGTAATCCTCGAGGTGCCGCGCGTCGCGCACGTACATATGATGGGCCAGCGCCTCAGGGGTGGTGGCGGGCATTGGCACGTCATGTTCGCGCGCGAGTTCGAGCAACGTTGAGGCGCGGACTGAACCGTCGAGGTGACAGTGCAGTTCGGCTTTGGGAATACGGCGCAGCAGTTCCGGGGGGAGTGCCGTCACGACGCGTCCTGCTCGCGGAGCGACCGCGCGGAGACAATGCGATACACCGCGCCGCCCGTGGCGAGGCTGTCGACCGCTACTGGCAGACCACGACTGTCGGTCATGGCGCGGTCACCGGCCACCACGGCGTCGGCGACGGCGGCATCGTGCGCGCGCACGGCGTCGAGGGCGGTGGCGCCGCGCGCGAGCGACACGGTGGCGCCGTTCACGAACGCGGTAATCACGTCTGGTTCAGTCATGGGGCAACGGAGATGAGGCGCGGAGCAGCGTCGGCGGTCACGGTACCGCCCGGACGAGAGGACAAATATGCGATGAGCGCGTCGAGATCGATCACGCCAGGCGTTTCGGTTGCGGTCGCGGCTTTGGCGAGCGCCACGTAGTCCGCGTTGTCGGAGACGAAGATATCGGGAAAGACGAGCGTGTACGAGCGATCGTCATCGAGCAACTCCGCAGCGACGCGGGCTTCCACAATGCGAGCGCCGGCGGGTTTGGACTTGTCGTAGCGCACCGTCACACCACTCACGTGATTGCGCGGCGCGTCACCGCGCACGAGCGACTCGAGATACACGCGCAGTGCGCGCCCGGGCACGCGGAGCTTCACGAGCTGATTGGCGAACGGTTGAATCTCAAAGAGCGCGCCGTAGGTGGCCGGCCCTGCCGCGAGGTTCGCGCGAATGCCACCGTTGTTCATCAACCCAATATCAGCGTTGGTGGCCGCACGTTCGGCGTCGGCAATGAGATTCCCGAGCGCGTACTGCGCGCCGGTGCGCTCCATGGCCGTGGCCACCGTAACGATAGGGCGCGAGACGAGCGGCGCCACGGCCGCCAGCGCGCTCTTCAACAGCGCGGCAACCGCAGGGTCTGGGGTAATGGAATCGCTGGTGACGGTCCACACATCGTGCTTCATCTGCGTGGCGCGCGCCGCACGATCCACGGGGAGATCAATCACGGCGAGCGAGCGGCCGCTCGACCGTGCCTGCACGATGGGCACGCCGTTCACCTCGGTATTCACCAACGAATGCGTGTGGCCGCTGACAATCGCATCCACCGGTTCGGTGATCTCGCGCGCGAGGTCGAGAATCTCGCCCGCGCAGCCCGTGTCGCGACTGCAGAAGGCCCCCGCGTGCGCGACCACCACCACCACATCCGCGCCACGCGCACGAAGCGAGCGCGCACTCGCATTCACCGATGCGGCCGGCGGATCGAAGCGTAGCCCAGCGACGTTGCTCTTTTTGCTCATCGACGGCGTGGCCGGCGTCGCCACACCGATAATGCCAATCTTGAGACCACCGCGTTCGACGATGGTATCAGCACGAATCCACGACACGGCGCTGCCGTCCGTGTTGCGTACGTTCGCGGCGAGGATAGCGAACCGCGCGCCCTTGATGCGTGCGCGAAGCGAATCCTGCCCCCAATCAAACTCGTGATTGCCGAGCGCGGTGGCCGCGTAGCCGAGTGCGTTGTAGAGGGTGACGATCGGCCGGCCGAAGGCGAGGTTCGACGCCGGGGTGCCTTGAAAGAGGTCGCCGCCGTCGACGAGAATGGACACGCAGTTTGCAGCGCAATCGACTTCGGCTTTGTGAATGAGCGCCGCCACTTGGGCGGCGCCGCCGCGAAGTCCGTTATTGCCGTCGGGGCGCGGTTCGAGCGCGCCGTGAAAATCGTTGGTGGAGATAATGCGCAAGATGGCGGGCCGGCCCGCGCGCGACGGCGCCGCTGGCGACGCCGCGGGCGACGAAGCCGTCGCCGGTGCTGCCGGCTTTGCGGGCCGCACCGCCTCAAAGTCACCAGCGCCCGTAATCGCGCGGAGCGCCTGCGCCGCGAGCGCTGCAGGAGTCACGGACCAGTTGCGCACGAAATAGTCCGACGGCCGCAGGGTGCCGCGGCGTGTGACTTCGTCGATGAGCAGTTGGCGGATTTCGAGTTGTTTGTCGTGCACCACCGGCGCGCCGTTGAGCATCGCGTAGCCACCAGCGCCCCCCGCACGGTAATTCGAGAGCGCGATGGTAAACGAATCGCCGTCGCGCACCGGCTTGCCGCGCACGCTGAGCCCCGCGACGCGCGCGCCTGCGGGCTTGGTGAGATCGATTTGATAGTCCGCGCCGGCGACCATTTCGAAGTTGTAGCCCGGGATCTTCGGATTGGGGCGCACTTGGAGCGCGTCTCCGGAACCGGTGACGTCGAAGTAACTCGCGCTTTGTTCGAGATATGCACGCAACTGCGCTCCAGAAATGCGCAACGATTTGAGCGTGTTGTCGTAGGGATACAACTGTGCGAGTTGCGCGACGGTAATCGGCCCTGCCGCGATTTTGACATCGAGCGAGAATGCCGCGGCTGATGCGAGATCGGCGCCCGCGGCCTTGCGCATGGTTTCGAGCACAAAGTCCATGATCGGTGTGTCGGCCACTCGGGCAGAATCGGCGCGCCACGTGATCTCCGTGCGCCCCGCAACTGTACCGGCGTATCGGCGCGCGGCGTCGTGGGCCTTTGCGACAACGGCGATCAGCGCCGGCTGTTCGGCGTGCCCCGCCGCCTGAACAATCGACGCATGTTTGCCAATGGGACGCCAGGTGGCGCCGCGAATCTCAAACTGCAAATGCGCCACCGACACACTCGTGGCCCAGTTGCGCGGCTGCGTGAGTAACACGCCATTGATCGACGTGTCGGCGACCTCGCGGTGCGAATGGCCGTATACGATCGCATCGATGCCCGGCACATCCTGTGCGAGCCGAGCCACTGGATTCTCCGCGGTGAGCCCCGTCGAGACCGTGTCATCGCCCGTGTCACCAGACAGCCCAGCATGCACGACCACCACCACCACATCCGCGCCGCCGTTTCGCGCTTCGTCCACCGCCTGTCGCACCTCGGCGATGATGTCGCCGATGGTGAGCCGCCCAACGAGTTGCTCACGGTCCCACACCATTGAGCCGGGCGTCGTCGCGCCAACAATCGCGATTTTGAGACCACTTCGTTCCACGACGGTGAAGGCCGACCAGGCACGCTTGCCGTCAGGCGTACGAACATTGGCGGCCAGAAACGGAAACGTTGCCCCGGCCATCGCGCGGCGAAGCGTCGGGAGCCCGTAGTTGAACTCGTGATTGCCCACCGCCGCGGCGTCGTAGCGCATGGCGTTCATCGCCGCGATCACCGGATGCACGCCAGTGGTATCGATGCGCGCAGCGGCGTAGGTGAGCGGATTGCCCTGCAGCAGGTCGCCGGCGTCTACCAGAATCACCCGACCCGGGTTCGCGGCACGGACCGAATCGACGATCGTCGCGGCGCGCGTGAGTCCGCGGGCGGCTTCGGCGGTGTCGGCGTAGTAGTCCCAGCCGCGTAACCGGCCGTGGACGTCCGTGGTCGAGGCGACAATGATGTCGACGGGGAGCCCTTGCGCCGGCAACTGGACGGCGAGAGCCAAGAAGAGGGCGCCAAGCGCCGCACGGGTGCGTTCCATAGGCTAAACCTATGCTGGACACCCGTTTGGAGGGAGTGTGCCGAGGGCGTCCGGAGGTACGCGTGCTGGCCGGGGTGCGATACAGAACCGTGACAGCCCCTTCCTTCTCTTTCCTCCTTGCAAACCTGAGATTTGTAACGAAGGGTTCAAGGGCATATTTACAGTATGAAACCTCTGATTATTGGCATCGCTGGCGGGTCTGGATCGGGGAAGTCCACCGTAGCGCGGAAGATTGCCGATTCGATCACGCCGGCATCGGTCGCGTTTATCGATATGGATGCGTACTACCGCAACCATGTGGAGCTGACGCTCGACGAACGGCGCCATCTGAACTGGGATCACCCGGACGCGTTCGACCTCGACTTGCTGGCGCAACATCTCGATGCGCTGTCGCGCGGCGAGCCGATCCAGAAGCCGGTATACGATTTTGTCACGCACCTGCGCGACGATCGCACGGTGCGGGTCGCGGCCGCAGATGTGATTGTGCTCGACGGCATTCTGCTCTTTGTAGATGAGCGGGTGCGCGCGCGCTGTGATGTGAAGGTGTTTGTGGATACCGATGCCGACGTGCGGCTCATCCGGCGCATTCGCCGCGACATGGCGAAGCGGGGTCGGCCACTGGATGAGATTCTCGAGCAATACCTCACGACGGTGCAGCCCATGCACCTGCAGTTCGTAGAACCCAGCAAGCGGTACGCTGACATCATTGTTCCGCGAGGCGGCCACAATACCGTGGCCATCGACTTGATCATCTCGACCATCCTGCGACGCATGGGTAGTGCACCCTCATGAACGCCGAAGCAACCGCTGCTGACCGCATTCTCGTGGTGGACGATGAGCCCGACATCGTCGCCCTCGTGGTCTACCATCTGGCCAAGGCGGGCTACAAAGTTTCGTCGGCACAAACGGGGCCGGACGCGCTCGCCATCGCGCGACGCGAACGACCGGCGTTGGTGATTCTCGACCTCATGCTCCCCGGCCTTTCGGGGTTTGAAGTCCTTGAGCAGCTGCGTGCCGACCGCGCCACAAAGCACGTCGCCGTCCTCATGCTCACGGCGCGGCGCGAAGAGCCCGATCGCATTCGCGGTCTCACTTTGGGCGCGGACGACTACCTCACCAAACCGTTCAGCCCGCAAGAACTCGTGTTGCGGATTAGCGCCATTCTCCGTCGCACCTCCGGCGGGATGCCCACCGCCGATGTGATCACCATCGACACCATTGCCATTGATCGATCGGCCCACCGCGTCACGCGCGACGGCGCTGAGATTGAGCTGACGCCCACGGAGTTCAAGCTCTTGCTCACGCTCGCCGAGCGGCGTGGGCGCGTACAGTCGCGCGGGCACTTGCTCGAAACCGTTTGGGAAGCGGCGCCCGACATTCAGACGCGCACCGTGGACATGCATGTGCAGCGCCTCCGCTCCAAACTGGGCGACGAAGGCGAACTCATTGAGACGGTGCGCGGCTTTGGGTATCGCCTGCGGTCGCCGGACGGCACACCCCCTAGCAAGCTCGCGCGGTAGCGGCACCTTCTATGCGACTTCCCACTCGGCTCCTGCTCGGCGCCCTGACCATCGTCGGTGTGCTCGCGTTGTTTCTCACGCTCGTTGTGGATCAAAAGTTCTACGATCGACTCTCGGTGATGGCGACCGAGGGGTTGGCGCGTGAAGCGCAACTCGTGGCGGCGGAATGGACGCCGAATGTGAACGCCGAGGAGTTGGCGGCACGAGCCGCGCGCGCGAGCGGCCATCGCGTGACGCTCATCGATTCCACGGGTCGCGTGATTGGCGACTCTGAGTTTCGCGGTGCGTTGTTGCAGCAGTTGGAAAATCACGCATCCCGTCCCGAAGTGGTACAGGCGCGCGCGACCGGTCAGGGATCGGCGCGCCGCCAGAGTCCGTCGGCGGGCGACTCTGAGCTGTATGTCGCCGTGCGGTCGCCGCTGGGCACGGCTCGTGTTTCGCTTGCCACGGTGACACTTGACGCGATTATTGCATCGGCGCGGCGCGACGTGGCCGTGGCGAGCGGACTCGCCATGATGGGCGCGCTGGTGCTCGCGTGGCTCTTCGCGACGAATGTGTCGCGCCCGGTCCGCGAGTTGCGCGACGTGACCCGCGCACTGGCTGAGGGCGATTTTTCGCGGCGCCCCGCGCTGGCCGCACCGGGAGAAGTTGGCGAGCTCGCCGACGCGGTGCATCGACTTGCCGAACAACTGGCGATTCGAGTGGAGGCGCTTCGCGCCGAAGAAAACGTGATGCGCGAACTCGCCGAGTCGCTGAACGAAGGGATTTTTGCGGTGGATCAGCGCCAGCAAGTGGTGCGCATCAATGACACCGGCCGCGCGCTGCTCGACCGCCGAGAGCCGTTGCCGTTTCCGTTTGACATTCTGCCGCGCGAACGCGCGCTCCGCGATGCGCTGGCGTCAGCGCTCGCCGGCGACACGGTGCGCGAAGTGGAAGCGTCCTTTGGTGGCCGCACGTTCTCCATTACGGCACGCCCGCTCGAGCAAGGGGGCGCGGTGGTCGCGCTCCTCGACCTCACGCGGTTGCGCCGACTCGAAACCGTGCGGCGCGACTTTGTGGCCAACGTCTCGCACGAGCTCAAGACACCGCTGACGGTGGTGCGCGGATTCGCCGAAACGCTCGCGCAGGATGAGCCGGACGCGGAGACGCGCCGCCAGTTCACGACCACGATTCTGAACAACACGCGCCGGATGCAGCGCATTGTGGATGACCTGCTCGATCTCTCGCGCATTGAGTCAGGCAGTTGGGTGCCAGAGCCGGTGCAGGCGGATATTGCCTCTGCGGTGGCCGACGCCCTCGCGGTGGCGCGTCCGGCGGCGGATGCCAAGGGCATTGCGTTGCACGCCGAAATTGACAGTGACACCGCGCAGGCCTTTGCCGACCCTACTGCGCTGCGCCAGATCCTCGGCAACCTCGTGGACAACGCGGTGCGCCACACGGCGAAAGGCAGCGTGACGGTGTTTGCGACGCGCGCCGATGGACGCGTGACCGTTGGCGTCCGCGACACGGGCAGTGGCATTGGCGCGGAACACCTGCCGCGCATCTTCGAGCGGTTCTACCGCGTGGACCCAGCGCGCTCGCGCGCTGAGGGCGGCACCGGGCTGGGGCTGGCCATCGTGAAGCATCTGGTGGACGCACACGGCGGCCGCGTGTGGGCCGAGAGCGACGTAGGCCGCGGCACGACGATTCGCGCGACCTTTCCCGACGCGGCGCTCCGCGGGTAGCGTCAGCCCGTTTTATTGCCGTACCCCACTCCCGAAAATCCTCGACTGCTCGGGCTCGGCAAGCACAAGGCGCCCGCACGCACCATATTATCGGAGCCATGACCGTCCTCCCGATCCCCCGCCTGCAGCTCGGAGAGCATTCGTCGCGCGCACCGCGCGCCGAGGGCGAGCAACGCATTGCCGCGATCGACATTGGCTCCAACTCAATCCGCCAGATTGTGGCCGACGTGAGCGCGAGTGGCACGATTCGCGTCGTGGACGAAATGAAAGCGGCACCGCGCTTGGGGACGGGGCTACACGCGACCAAGCTCCTGGCCCCGGAACCCATGCGCCTCGCGCTCGAGTCGCTGGCGCGGATGGCGACACTCGCACGCCAGCTCGGCGCGAGCCGAGTGGTGGCGGTGGCCACCAGCGCAGTGCGCGACGCA
The genomic region above belongs to Gemmatimonadota bacterium and contains:
- the add gene encoding adenosine deaminase — encoded protein: MTALPPELLRRIPKAELHCHLDGSVRASTLLELAREHDVPMPATTPEALAHHMYVRDARHLEDYLTRFDTTLSVMQSAASLERITYELAEDAAADGVRYIEIRYAPVLNQQWGLTLDETVDAPLRGLERARNAHNIQGRLIICSLRHLSPSVSLELAHLAARWRGQGVVGFDLAGGEAGHPAALHQAAFRHASEHGMFCTCHAGEGAGAESVREAVHVCGAQRIGHGTRLIEDERLTDELGEKGIVIEACLTSNVQTRAAKDYASHPLRAYFDRGLQVTLNTDNRLMSGVTLTDEYAHAAQDLHFSFDELCRLARMGFDAAFLEPDEKRQLLERVDREFAVLRSEVAP
- a CDS encoding RNA methyltransferase, with the protein product MRLLTLARDLQRRKARERQSLFVAEGVRTVEELLQSSLTVRGAVVSVALGRTPRGSALREACVARGVELLEVTEQDFVTAADTEHPQGILAIAEAPSLTLAELTVPATARLLVLDGIQDPGNVGTLVRTAAAMGACAVIALPGTADLWNAKAVRSAVGAQFRVPALHAESAEFLAWIGASNMELWGTAADGEDVGAAPKCARLAIAVGNEGAGLSDDVRAACSRLIALPMAAGVESLNVAVAAGITLYALRP
- the udk gene encoding uridine kinase codes for the protein MKPLIIGIAGGSGSGKSTVARKIADSITPASVAFIDMDAYYRNHVELTLDERRHLNWDHPDAFDLDLLAQHLDALSRGEPIQKPVYDFVTHLRDDRTVRVAAADVIVLDGILLFVDERVRARCDVKVFVDTDADVRLIRRIRRDMAKRGRPLDEILEQYLTTVQPMHLQFVEPSKRYADIIVPRGGHNTVAIDLIISTILRRMGSAPS
- a CDS encoding response regulator transcription factor yields the protein MNAEATAADRILVVDDEPDIVALVVYHLAKAGYKVSSAQTGPDALAIARRERPALVILDLMLPGLSGFEVLEQLRADRATKHVAVLMLTARREEPDRIRGLTLGADDYLTKPFSPQELVLRISAILRRTSGGMPTADVITIDTIAIDRSAHRVTRDGAEIELTPTEFKLLLTLAERRGRVQSRGHLLETVWEAAPDIQTRTVDMHVQRLRSKLGDEGELIETVRGFGYRLRSPDGTPPSKLAR
- a CDS encoding purine-nucleoside phosphorylase, whose translation is MNLHGSAAAKAAARSVSDRLGVQAPVAAIILGSGLGELADRIEQPTRANYSEIPGFFSTHVEGHKGELIRGFLGGKEILALAGRFHMYEGHEARVSAFPVRVARALGAKVLFVSNAAGGVRRTFKPGDLMLIEDHINLMFRNPLIGPVEDGDTRFPDMSAPYSPRLIALLQASAKETGVPLAAGVYAGLLGPTYETPAEVRMLEKLGADATGMSTVPEVIVAAALGMEVAGVSLITNLASGITADAISHADVVEVGKQAAGRFANLVTAFIAKL
- a CDS encoding prepilin peptidase gives rise to the protein MSPFIAAFTFAIGSAVGSFLNVCIARWPNDESVVRPRSRCPKCGAGIAWFDNIPIASWLTLRGRCRGCGEPISAIYPTVELTVALLWVASIAVFGASLTGLRVALLATILFGIAVTDLKHYLIPDGFTVSGLVLAAIGAVAGAWIGESGPFAGPVDAILGACVGAGAITIIGWLGEVALKREAMGFGDSTLMAMAGASLGSARALLTIFVAALLAAVVFLLIVYPLGSYRARRRGVPFEAPLVPFGVFLAPAALITLVAGYPMLNWYLDRFLR
- a CDS encoding M48 family metallopeptidase, with the protein product MTLAGCAINQAQEVDMGKNYSTQIAKQLRLVQDPDITAYINFLGDSLARLTERRDLEWHFEVVDDVDVNAFAVPGGYIYVNRGLIERSKTMAQVAGVIGHEIGHVVRRHSVKQMQKAQGANLVVTAGCLLSRVCDGSVGQTAIQLGGGLVFSKFSRDDEAEADAEGVRLMVRARIDPHGIPEMFRILLDERKQTPGVTESFFASHPLEENRIAASSALIATYPAGDLKGLATDSPFFQAFKKKLAALPPPPKKKS
- a CDS encoding 5'-nucleotidase C-terminal domain-containing protein, whose product is MERTRAALGALFLALAVQLPAQGLPVDIIVASTTDVHGRLRGWDYYADTAEAARGLTRAATIVDSVRAANPGRVILVDAGDLLQGNPLTYAAARIDTTGVHPVIAAMNAMRYDAAAVGNHEFNYGLPTLRRAMAGATFPFLAANVRTPDGKRAWSAFTVVERSGLKIAIVGATTPGSMVWDREQLVGRLTIGDIIAEVRQAVDEARNGGADVVVVVVHAGLSGDTGDDTVSTGLTAENPVARLAQDVPGIDAIVYGHSHREVADTSINGVLLTQPRNWATSVSVAHLQFEIRGATWRPIGKHASIVQAAGHAEQPALIAVVAKAHDAARRYAGTVAGRTEITWRADSARVADTPIMDFVLETMRKAAGADLASAAAFSLDVKIAAGPITVAQLAQLYPYDNTLKSLRISGAQLRAYLEQSASYFDVTGSGDALQVRPNPKIPGYNFEMVAGADYQIDLTKPAGARVAGLSVRGKPVRDGDSFTIALSNYRAGGAGGYAMLNGAPVVHDKQLEIRQLLIDEVTRRGTLRPSDYFVRNWSVTPAALAAQALRAITGAGDFEAVRPAKPAAPATASSPAASPAAPSRAGRPAILRIISTNDFHGALEPRPDGNNGLRGGAAQVAALIHKAEVDCAANCVSILVDGGDLFQGTPASNLAFGRPIVTLYNALGYAATALGNHEFDWGQDSLRARIKGARFAILAANVRNTDGSAVSWIRADTIVERGGLKIGIIGVATPATPSMSKKSNVAGLRFDPPAASVNASARSLRARGADVVVVVAHAGAFCSRDTGCAGEILDLAREITEPVDAIVSGHTHSLVNTEVNGVPIVQARSSGRSLAVIDLPVDRAARATQMKHDVWTVTSDSITPDPAVAALLKSALAAVAPLVSRPIVTVATAMERTGAQYALGNLIADAERAATNADIGLMNNGGIRANLAAGPATYGALFEIQPFANQLVKLRVPGRALRVYLESLVRGDAPRNHVSGVTVRYDKSKPAGARIVEARVAAELLDDDRSYTLVFPDIFVSDNADYVALAKAATATETPGVIDLDALIAYLSSRPGGTVTADAAPRLISVAP